The DNA sequence ggcTCGCGCGTTAGCGATCGTAAAGACGCGAGAGGGCCAGAAGGAAACGATCAGACTCAAAAGGAAAGAGGGGAAAGGAGCGGAAAGGCATTTAATCAAATCACACAGTGATTCTTAGAATCATTTACACTCATTCATTACCTTGGCGTCATTTTCGGAGCTAAAGAAATAGATGATTAAAGCGCAAGCCCCGAGGATGTACAGGCTTCGTAAATGACCAGCACGCGCGGTGACTGTGAGCGTTTGATGCGAATGCTACGAGACTTCAGCGCGAGACAGCGCCGGGGCAAGACTGGCCGCTGCCTGCGTTACATATTGGAACAGCTTTGTGTTGAGCAGAGTCGGCGCCGCAGAAAGCCGTTAGAGCAGGTGAGCCGTGAAGCACGCTCAACGGGAGCGTGGAAGAGCGtgaaccggggggggggggggggggggggggggggtgtcggaGCAAACCGCACTCAGCACGCGCTGGAACAGTGTCGGTCACCGCTTGCAGCAAGAGACGTGCGGCGCACTGGAACATGACATGAGCCGGCTGAGAGGTCATGGGTGAAGGatttcagaaagaaaacaattgaATGGGGGACATTTGTTTGAAGCTGATTgttaacatttatggcatttagctgacgcttttatccaaagcaacttacaattatgactgagtataacttgagcgaTAAgagccttactcaggggcccaacagtggtaacttggtaGTGGTAAGACTTAAACCAGCAGCCTTCTGAtaacaagtcaagtaccttaaccactgagctaccactgccctacttAAAGGGTCCAAACCTGGTTAACACGGTTCAAGCTAAAGAATTaggctgtgtgcgtgcgtgtgcgcgtgtgtccgCGCCTGTGAAAGCCAGTGTGTAGACTTTTCTCTGACTAAATTTACGTGCATTTTCTTGCTGGGCCACTAGGGAGCTCCATACTAATGGGCttgagcaaacacacacgtcaATATTAACCCCAGTGTGaagaaaatatttcagatttcaTGTGTGAAAAATGTGAATCTAATGAAACTCTATCAGTTCATcaaacagacagaacacagcACCTGATCTCTCTAGCTCACTGCCAAATTcatctctctcttactctctctcacacatacacacacacaaccacgcacatacaacagatgttgtatgaaatgaaaatgagaaagaacACGAAAACAGGAGAGTGGAagggagagaaatgagagaaaatttagaaacagcaaaatgaaatgatagTGAGAAGTGCTTCAATAGAAAAGATGCCCAATACAGAAagaggcatttagctgatgcttttatccaaagtgacttacaattatgagtgagtacaacttgagcaatttagggttaagggccttgttcaggggcccaacagtggcaacttgaaccagcacccttccaattacaagtcaagtatcttaaccactgagacaccactgcctctAGAGGCAGCAGGAAAGACTGAAAAGTTGAAAGAAGGATGAAGTAAAGAGTGACATGGTAGATGTaaggagggagggtgggggccaggtgaaagagagagagagagagagagagagagagaggttggtaGCTAGGGGCTAGGGcagaaggttctgtgtgtgtgtgtgtgtgtgagagagagagagagagagagagagagagaggttggtaGCTAGGGGCTAGGGcagaaggttctgtgtgtgtgtgtgtgtgtgagagagagagagagagagagcgagagagagaaagttggTAGCTAGGGGCTAAGGcagaaggttctgtgtgtgtgtatgtgtgagagagagagagcgagagagagagagagagagagagagagagagagagagagagagagaggtagctAGGGGCTAGGGcagaaggttgtgtgtgtgtatgtgtgtgagagagagagagagagagagagagagagagagagagagagagagagagagagagagaggttggtaGCTAGGGGCTAGGGcagaaggttctgtgtgtgtgtgtgtgtgtgtgagagagagagagagagagagagagagagaggtagctAGGGGCTAGGGcagaaggttctgtgtgtgtgtgtgtgtgtgtgagagagagagagagagagagagagagagagagagagagagagagaggtagctAGGGGCTAGGGcagaaggtttgtgtgtgtgtgtgtgtgtgtgtgtgtgtgtgtgagagagagagagaggtagctAGGGGCTAGGGcagaaggttctgtgtgtgtgtgtgtgtgtgtgtgtgtgtgtgtgagagagagagagagagagagagagagagagagagagagagagagagagaggtagctAGGGGCTAGGGcagaaggtttgtgtgtgtgtgtgtgtgtgtgtgtgtgtgtgtgtgtgtgtgtgtgagagagagagagagaggtagctAGGGGCTAGGGcagaaggttctgtgtgtgtgtgtgtgtgagagagagagagagagagagagagagagagagagagaggtagctAGGGGCTAGGGcagaaggttctgtgtgtgtgtgtgtgtgtgtgtgtgtgtgagagagagagagggtgagagagagagggtgagagagagagggagggagggtgagggagagagaggttggtAGCTAGGGGCTAGGGCAGAaggttccgtgtgtgtgtgtgtgtgagagagagagagagagagaggttggtaGCTAGGGGATAGGGAAgaaggatctgtgtgtgtgtgtgtgtgtgtgtgtgtgtgtgtgtgtgtgtgtgtgtgtgtgtgtgtgtgtgtgtgtgtgtgtgtgtgtgtgagagagagagagagagagcgagagagagaggtagctAGGGGATAGGGAAgaaggatctgtgtgtgtgtgtgtgtgtgtgtgtgtgtgtgtgtgtgtgagagagagagagagacctaccagagtgtgtgtgtgatctactaTGATCTACCATGCACATGTACGTGCAgtcatgcacaaatacacacacacatacatgctcacatgtacatgcagtctctctctgtctctctctctcacacacacatttttaaatatccaCATGAATGAAGATAAGTCTAAGTATATTATATTTagcttttaatataattttaatgtaaaagtacaaaatcaaaagctaaaataactgattacacaaaaaggggaacTGCCCAATAAATGGTTTTTAATTGCAAAGGCTCCAACACTATGGCATCCACCAGTGGACTCGAGGCATGGCTAGAATTCCCAGGATGCCGTGCACCTTCTCACAGATTgtaatttgtttacatttaatgttaaatTAGTGTTAGATAATTGTTAGTTAATTGAGGGACATATCTATAATGCTTTTACCTTATATATCCCTTTCTGTTAGTTTGTTGTCATTATAACTAGTTACTGTTttcgtgtagtgtgtgtactgtacttCAGTTGTTCTATTCCTGTTTTGCCCTGTAGGTTTTGTTCCTATTCTGCCCGATTCTGTGTGAGTCTCGTAATAAAGTGGTGCTGACGAGCAGAAATTACGTATCCAAGGACAACATACTGGTGTCAGATGTGGGATGGCACTGCTCAGCTAGAAGGGAACGGCACATTGGGAACCTCGAGTGTGAATGCCCCAGCCTGGAGGAAGGTGGTACCGATGCTGCGTCT is a window from the Electrophorus electricus isolate fEleEle1 chromosome 9, fEleEle1.pri, whole genome shotgun sequence genome containing:
- the LOC118241998 gene encoding uncharacterized protein LOC118241998, which produces MTSTRGDCERLMRMLRDFSARQRRGKTGRCLRYILEQLCVEQSRRRRKPLEQVLFLFCPILCESRNKVVLTSRNYVSKDNILVSDVGWHCSARRERHIGNLECECPSLEEGGTDAASLRLVRGTSVRGRRRAPGWGRVGTLARRWQRLPRLPWVEPPVLELNADLRRSCQWLEKTGPKDTLITARQGTKHGVNQCKGATDKCRLCAGASETIQHLVEAG